A window of Desertibacillus haloalkaliphilus contains these coding sequences:
- a CDS encoding YqfQ family protein → MFPRSQSQMPMNHPPSSSYGMPQHPFQGYQGMPMQQVPPRPGGLLSRLFGGRSNPSSNQAMFPGSPQQPQQPFGFPGMMGGAEQIPGALGTNPVNTGTGLGMDNILNFLQNTQKAIGMAQSVGPMIQQYGPLVKSMPALLGMFAGGSDSSNPDEDDSSDSTEEEVIDVEVNEDSTEPSTQDEEENPAPSSQPSTATEEPTSTSIKDLEGTKGTKEGITPAPKLYI, encoded by the coding sequence ATGTTTCCACGATCTCAATCTCAAATGCCGATGAATCACCCTCCTTCCTCTTCTTACGGAATGCCTCAGCACCCCTTTCAAGGCTACCAAGGAATGCCTATGCAGCAGGTGCCTCCTAGACCTGGGGGATTATTATCTCGCTTATTTGGTGGAAGGTCGAATCCTTCATCAAATCAGGCAATGTTCCCAGGTTCTCCACAACAACCACAGCAACCATTTGGATTCCCAGGAATGATGGGAGGGGCTGAACAAATACCGGGAGCTTTAGGCACAAACCCTGTCAACACAGGAACAGGTTTAGGAATGGATAATATTCTTAACTTTCTTCAAAACACACAAAAAGCGATTGGAATGGCGCAATCTGTCGGACCAATGATTCAGCAGTACGGCCCGCTTGTTAAAAGTATGCCCGCTCTTCTCGGAATGTTTGCAGGTGGTTCTGATTCCTCAAATCCAGATGAAGACGACTCTTCAGACTCAACGGAAGAGGAAGTGATTGATGTTGAAGTGAATGAAGATTCCACAGAACCGAGCACACAGGATGAAGAAGAAAACCCAGCTCCTTCTAGTCAACCATCCACCGCCACTGAAGAACCCACTTCAACATCAATAAAAGATCTCGAAGGAACAAAAGGAACAAAGGAAGGCATAACACCAGCACCAAAATTATATATATAA
- the rpoD gene encoding RNA polymerase sigma factor RpoD codes for MAEKPLRPLAEGELTIDQVKEQLVELGKKRGVLSYADITEKLAAFDQDSDQMDEFFEYLGEQGVEILNETEEVPSLQQVAKEEEEFDLNDLSVPPGIKINDPVRMYLKEIGRVPLLSAEEEIELAKRIEEGDEEAKRRLAEANLRLVVSIAKRYVGRGMLFLDLIQEGNMGLIKAVEKFDYEKGYKFSTYATWWIRQAITRAIADQARTIRIPVHMVETINKLIRVQRQLLQDLGREPTPEEVSEEMDLTPDKVREILKIAQEPVSLETPIGEEDDSHLGDFIEDQEALAPSDAAAYELLKEQLEDVLDTLTDREENVLRLRFGLDDGRTRTLEEVGKVFGVTRERIRQIEAKALRKLRHPSRSKRLKDFLE; via the coding sequence ATGGCTGAGAAACCATTACGTCCACTGGCGGAAGGCGAATTAACCATCGATCAAGTGAAAGAACAATTAGTAGAGCTTGGGAAAAAGCGAGGAGTGTTATCATATGCAGATATCACTGAAAAATTAGCAGCTTTTGACCAAGATTCAGATCAAATGGACGAGTTCTTTGAATACCTTGGAGAGCAAGGTGTTGAAATCTTAAATGAAACCGAAGAAGTCCCAAGTCTCCAACAAGTTGCGAAGGAAGAGGAAGAGTTTGATCTTAACGATTTAAGTGTTCCTCCTGGAATCAAAATTAATGATCCTGTTCGAATGTACTTAAAAGAAATAGGTCGTGTCCCGCTTCTATCTGCAGAGGAGGAAATTGAACTAGCGAAAAGGATTGAAGAAGGCGATGAGGAAGCGAAGCGCCGTTTAGCTGAAGCAAACTTACGTCTTGTTGTTAGTATAGCTAAACGTTATGTTGGTCGTGGTATGTTATTTCTTGACCTGATTCAGGAAGGAAATATGGGGCTTATAAAGGCTGTAGAAAAGTTCGATTATGAAAAAGGTTATAAGTTTAGTACGTATGCTACATGGTGGATTAGACAAGCGATTACAAGAGCGATTGCCGATCAAGCGCGAACGATCCGTATCCCTGTGCATATGGTTGAGACGATTAACAAGCTTATTCGTGTTCAACGTCAGTTGTTACAGGACCTAGGACGCGAACCGACACCAGAAGAAGTTTCAGAAGAAATGGATTTAACACCTGATAAGGTACGAGAAATCTTAAAAATTGCTCAAGAGCCGGTATCACTTGAAACGCCGATTGGTGAAGAAGACGATTCCCATTTAGGTGATTTCATTGAAGATCAAGAAGCCCTTGCGCCATCTGATGCTGCTGCGTATGAATTACTAAAAGAGCAGTTAGAAGACGTTTTAGATACGCTAACGGATCGAGAAGAAAATGTTCTTCGCTTACGATTTGGATTAGACGATGGTCGAACTCGAACGCTTGAAGAAGTAGGAAAAGTCTTTGGCGTCACGCGTGAACGAATTCGTCAGATCGAAGCGAAGGCTTTACGAAAATTGCGACATCCAAGTCGAAGCAAACGCTTAAAAGATTTCTTAGAATAG
- a CDS encoding CarD family transcriptional regulator gives MFKIGEHVVYPFHGAGTISDIEVKDVLGETLSYYVLYFPLNDITLMLPENRIEESGLRKVIEQEEVDELVSALKNGSDTKPENPKHYSRENENLLKTGSITDAAHVIANLSKKASDRANGLHIQDRNNLEKAKQFIASELILVNNISEEEAYQFIENNLVASE, from the coding sequence ATGTTCAAAATCGGCGAACACGTTGTTTACCCCTTCCACGGTGCTGGCACAATTAGCGACATCGAGGTCAAGGATGTTCTTGGTGAGACGCTTTCGTATTATGTCCTTTATTTTCCCCTCAATGATATCACTCTCATGCTACCTGAAAATCGTATAGAAGAATCTGGCTTACGAAAAGTCATCGAACAAGAAGAAGTAGACGAATTAGTAAGTGCGCTTAAAAATGGTTCAGATACAAAGCCAGAAAATCCAAAACATTACTCCAGAGAAAATGAAAACCTCTTAAAAACAGGAAGCATCACAGATGCCGCCCATGTTATTGCTAATTTATCCAAAAAGGCAAGTGACCGTGCGAACGGTCTACACATTCAAGATCGCAACAATTTAGAAAAAGCAAAACAATTCATTGCTAGTGAACTTATACTCGTTAACAATATTTCAGAAGAAGAGGCCTACCAATTTATTGAGAATAACCTCGTTGCTTCCGAGTAA
- a CDS encoding DEAD/DEAH box helicase, with protein sequence MEKSQFKRLELQPFLLEALHAQGFKKPTEIQERLVPAISNGKDVIGQSETGSGKTLAFLLPIVNNIDPMNLEVQAVITAPTRELATQIHNELKKLLDYCDPEQMIQAKLMVGGTDRLRSMEKLKMQPHIVVGTPGRIHDMVTEQALKIYTTATLVVDEADQMLDMGFIADVDKIAARMSEELQMLVFSATIPEKLQPFLKKYMNNPRHVHVKPKQVTTPNIDHRLMPLRHRDKLQLVTDIATALNPFLAIIFTNTKEAADEVADTLAAQGLNVDRLHGGLHPRQRKQVMKRVKDLKTQFLVATDLAARGIDIKGVSHIINYELPKDLDFYVHRVGRTGRAGDTGVAVTLYEQTDQFAIDKLKKRGISFTYVDLRRGDWVTLEKPKERIEKRKLTKADISPKTGGKAKAKGKAVKPGYKKKQRWQQEQEEKRQRKLARRKQGRNKR encoded by the coding sequence ATGGAAAAATCACAATTTAAACGCTTAGAGCTTCAACCATTTTTACTTGAAGCGCTTCATGCGCAGGGCTTTAAAAAACCAACTGAAATTCAAGAGCGATTGGTCCCTGCAATTTCGAATGGGAAAGATGTTATTGGACAATCGGAAACGGGTTCTGGAAAAACACTAGCTTTTTTATTGCCAATTGTAAATAATATTGATCCAATGAACTTAGAGGTTCAAGCGGTGATTACCGCACCAACAAGGGAATTGGCGACTCAAATTCATAATGAGCTTAAGAAGTTACTGGATTATTGTGATCCTGAACAAATGATTCAAGCGAAGCTCATGGTTGGAGGAACCGATCGTTTACGGTCGATGGAAAAGCTAAAAATGCAACCCCATATTGTCGTCGGGACCCCGGGGCGCATTCATGATATGGTCACTGAACAGGCGTTAAAGATATATACAACAGCAACGCTTGTCGTTGATGAGGCAGACCAAATGTTAGATATGGGCTTTATTGCAGATGTAGATAAAATTGCTGCTCGTATGAGCGAGGAGTTACAAATGCTTGTTTTCTCTGCCACAATACCGGAAAAGCTCCAACCCTTTTTAAAAAAATATATGAACAATCCACGGCATGTCCATGTTAAACCGAAGCAGGTAACGACGCCGAACATTGATCACCGATTAATGCCACTTCGTCATCGTGATAAATTACAATTAGTGACTGATATTGCAACGGCATTGAACCCTTTTTTGGCTATTATTTTCACAAATACAAAAGAAGCTGCAGATGAAGTGGCTGATACACTTGCTGCACAAGGGTTAAATGTTGACCGATTACATGGTGGTTTGCATCCAAGACAACGGAAGCAAGTGATGAAACGAGTAAAAGATCTTAAAACGCAATTTTTAGTAGCGACCGATTTAGCTGCAAGAGGAATTGATATCAAAGGTGTCAGCCATATTATTAACTATGAATTGCCAAAGGATCTCGATTTTTATGTCCATCGTGTCGGGCGCACTGGGCGTGCTGGTGATACAGGGGTGGCTGTGACTCTATATGAGCAAACTGATCAATTCGCAATTGATAAATTAAAAAAACGAGGGATTTCCTTTACATATGTTGATTTGCGGCGCGGAGACTGGGTTACCTTAGAAAAGCCGAAAGAGCGTATCGAAAAAAGAAAGCTGACCAAAGCAGATATCTCACCGAAAACAGGTGGAAAGGCGAAGGCAAAAGGCAAAGCTGTAAAGCCAGGGTATAAAAAGAAGCAGCGCTGGCAACAAGAGCAGGAAGAAAAGCGTCAACGTAAACTTGCGCGCCGGAAACAGGGTCGAAACAAGAGATAA
- a CDS encoding pyruvate, water dikinase regulatory protein: MEELNHRPIVYVVSDSVGETAELVVKAAASQFGGSGVEIRRIPYVEDEATIDEVIVLAKQVHAVIAFTLVIPEKKQYLLDQAKEAGVETVDIIGPMLDKIGTLTQQEARYEPGLLYRLDEDYFRKVEAIEFAVKYDDGRDPRGIMRADVVLIGVSRTSKTPLSQYLAHKRLKVANVPLVPEVEPPEELFKVSPKKCIGLKINSEKLNDIRTERLKALGLKAEANYANMERIKEELEYAEKVMDKIGCTVIDVSSKAVEETANLISNMFRDK; this comes from the coding sequence ATGGAGGAGTTAAATCATCGTCCGATCGTTTACGTCGTCTCCGATTCCGTAGGCGAAACAGCTGAATTAGTTGTAAAAGCCGCGGCGAGTCAATTTGGTGGTTCAGGAGTAGAGATAAGACGGATTCCATATGTTGAAGATGAAGCAACCATTGATGAAGTGATTGTATTAGCAAAACAAGTACATGCTGTTATCGCATTTACGCTAGTTATTCCGGAAAAGAAACAATATTTACTTGACCAGGCTAAGGAAGCTGGTGTTGAAACGGTTGATATTATTGGGCCAATGCTTGATAAGATTGGTACTTTAACTCAACAAGAAGCACGTTATGAACCAGGATTGCTTTACCGACTAGATGAAGATTACTTCAGAAAAGTTGAAGCGATTGAGTTTGCCGTGAAGTATGATGATGGTCGTGACCCACGTGGCATCATGCGGGCAGATGTTGTTTTGATTGGAGTTTCACGAACATCGAAGACACCGTTATCTCAATATTTGGCTCATAAACGCTTAAAAGTTGCAAATGTGCCACTCGTACCAGAAGTTGAACCACCTGAAGAGTTGTTTAAAGTATCCCCCAAAAAATGCATTGGCTTAAAGATCAATTCAGAAAAGCTAAATGATATTCGAACTGAGCGTCTTAAGGCTTTAGGGTTAAAGGCAGAAGCTAACTACGCGAACATGGAGCGTATAAAAGAAGAGCTTGAATATGCAGAAAAGGTTATGGATAAAATTGGATGTACTGTGATAGATGTTTCAAGTAAAGCTGTAGAGGAAACGGCTAATTTGATTTCAAATATGTTTAGAGATAAGTAA
- a CDS encoding YaiI/YqxD family protein: MKRNIWVDADSCPVKEEVITIATEYEEDVVFISSYAHHVTDPRVTNSIVVDSEREAVDLYIVNHVKADDIVITQDHALAGILLPRGAKVISPRGIIFTEADMPQLLEFRHASKKQRRAGKKTSGPKKFSEQDRQTFCRTLRKILSKKEGL; the protein is encoded by the coding sequence ATGAAGCGGAACATTTGGGTCGACGCTGATTCGTGTCCTGTAAAAGAGGAAGTGATCACCATTGCAACTGAATATGAAGAAGACGTTGTTTTTATATCGTCATATGCCCACCACGTAACGGATCCTAGAGTGACGAACTCGATTGTTGTTGATTCGGAACGTGAAGCGGTCGACTTGTATATTGTCAATCATGTGAAGGCTGATGATATTGTGATTACACAGGATCATGCTTTAGCAGGAATTTTGCTTCCACGTGGGGCAAAGGTCATATCACCACGTGGTATCATTTTTACAGAAGCTGACATGCCACAACTGCTAGAATTTAGACACGCGTCTAAAAAGCAGAGGAGGGCTGGAAAAAAGACGAGTGGACCTAAAAAATTTTCCGAACAGGATCGACAAACGTTTTGTCGAACACTCCGGAAGATTTTATCAAAAAAAGAAGGATTATAG
- a CDS encoding tRNA (adenine(22)-N(1))-methyltransferase, with translation MNEVNLSDRLLRVANHVPQGAKVADIGSDHAYLPCYLCLEGIIDAGVAGEVNEGPFQSALSQVKKVGLEQQIEVRKGNGLEVIEQGEVDVITIAGMGGPLIRTILDEGKDKLNGVKKLILQPNIAADKLRIWLKDQSWALVSEEIFEEDEKIYELLIAEKGDGSRPYEEDLETEFLLGPYLMREKNAAFRKKWDHELANWKKVLSQFEHAQHTPEMIAKKADLQRKIDKVEEVLS, from the coding sequence ATGAATGAAGTAAATTTATCTGATCGCTTATTACGTGTCGCAAATCATGTCCCTCAAGGGGCGAAGGTAGCTGATATTGGGTCTGATCATGCCTATTTACCATGCTACCTCTGTCTGGAAGGAATCATCGATGCTGGCGTTGCTGGTGAAGTTAATGAAGGGCCATTCCAATCTGCACTTAGTCAAGTAAAGAAGGTCGGGTTAGAACAGCAGATTGAAGTCAGAAAAGGGAATGGGCTTGAGGTGATCGAACAAGGTGAAGTTGATGTCATCACGATTGCTGGGATGGGCGGACCATTGATTAGAACGATCCTAGATGAAGGGAAGGATAAATTAAACGGAGTCAAGAAATTAATCTTACAGCCAAATATCGCCGCTGATAAACTACGAATATGGTTGAAAGATCAAAGTTGGGCGCTTGTAAGCGAAGAAATTTTTGAAGAAGATGAAAAAATTTATGAGTTGCTAATAGCAGAAAAGGGGGATGGCAGCCGTCCTTATGAGGAGGACCTAGAAACCGAGTTTTTGCTCGGTCCTTACTTGATGAGAGAAAAGAATGCTGCTTTTCGAAAGAAATGGGATCACGAATTAGCAAACTGGAAAAAGGTGCTTAGTCAATTTGAGCATGCCCAACATACTCCAGAAATGATTGCGAAAAAAGCAGATCTTCAAAGAAAGATTGATAAAGTTGAGGAGGTTTTATCATGA
- the cccA gene encoding cytochrome c550 has protein sequence MKGKPLVPFAVTAVLGILLMIVLSLVGLNHQATLEEGDGEEVEEVVEFDDPIQAGEDLVNQSCISCHGNDLTGVSGPAINALEGQYSEDEIADIVLNGIGGMPAMPHNEVEAEAIATYLLSISE, from the coding sequence ATGAAAGGTAAACCACTTGTTCCATTTGCAGTAACAGCAGTGCTCGGAATACTTTTAATGATTGTTCTTTCTCTTGTTGGCCTAAATCACCAAGCGACGCTTGAAGAAGGTGACGGGGAAGAAGTAGAAGAAGTTGTAGAATTTGATGACCCTATTCAGGCAGGTGAAGACCTTGTAAATCAGTCTTGTATTAGTTGTCATGGTAATGATCTAACAGGGGTTAGTGGCCCAGCAATTAATGCCTTAGAAGGTCAATACTCAGAAGATGAAATTGCAGATATTGTATTAAACGGTATCGGTGGGATGCCAGCAATGCCTCATAATGAGGTAGAAGCTGAGGCAATCGCTACATACTTACTATCGATTTCTGAGTAA
- a CDS encoding Nif3-like dinuclear metal center hexameric protein — MSKMANGQAIIQAFESWSPKSLAVEGDKVGLQVGTLNKPVRKVMVALDVLEDVIDEAIHEEVDLIIAHHPLIFRPLKNIMTDRAHGRIVEKAIKNDITIYAAHTNLDVANGGVNDLMAEALGLEDTEVLAPTTSVPLKKVVIFVPHSHADQVRQAIGNAGGGHIGNYSHCTYNSEGTGTFVPGAGTDPYIGEQGKMEFVDEVKVESIVPVDLQNKVVRAMINAHPYEEPAYDIYPLDNQGETLGLGRIGKLKNDMTLQQFAEHVKAAFSVKGARVVGDLEEKVKKVAVLGGDGNKYMTQAMMKGADVFVTGDVYYHVAHDAMMDGLNIVDPGHNVEKVMKEGVKQFLEGVVKEKKYKTEVIASQVHTDPFTFL; from the coding sequence ATGAGTAAAATGGCAAATGGTCAGGCGATTATTCAAGCTTTTGAGAGTTGGTCACCGAAGTCATTAGCGGTTGAAGGTGATAAGGTTGGCTTGCAAGTCGGGACATTAAACAAACCGGTGCGAAAGGTTATGGTTGCGCTAGACGTCTTAGAAGATGTGATTGATGAAGCGATACATGAAGAGGTTGACCTCATTATTGCACACCACCCTTTAATTTTTAGACCATTGAAAAATATCATGACTGACCGTGCACATGGAAGGATTGTCGAAAAGGCGATTAAGAATGATATTACTATTTATGCAGCACACACGAATTTGGATGTTGCAAATGGTGGGGTAAACGATTTAATGGCAGAGGCATTAGGACTTGAAGATACCGAAGTGTTAGCTCCAACAACCTCTGTTCCTTTAAAAAAGGTTGTGATTTTTGTTCCGCACTCACATGCTGATCAAGTTAGACAAGCTATAGGTAATGCTGGAGGGGGGCATATCGGCAATTACAGCCACTGTACATATAATAGTGAAGGAACAGGAACGTTTGTCCCTGGAGCTGGTACTGATCCTTACATAGGTGAACAAGGAAAAATGGAGTTTGTTGATGAAGTAAAGGTCGAAAGCATTGTGCCAGTTGACTTACAGAACAAAGTTGTACGGGCAATGATAAACGCTCACCCTTATGAAGAACCAGCTTATGATATTTATCCATTGGATAATCAGGGCGAGACGTTGGGATTAGGTAGAATTGGTAAATTGAAGAATGATATGACCCTACAGCAGTTCGCTGAGCATGTGAAGGCTGCTTTTTCTGTTAAGGGAGCAAGAGTCGTCGGTGATTTAGAAGAAAAGGTTAAGAAAGTTGCTGTTTTAGGTGGGGATGGAAATAAGTATATGACGCAAGCGATGATGAAAGGTGCCGATGTATTTGTTACCGGAGATGTTTATTATCATGTTGCACACGATGCGATGATGGATGGATTAAACATTGTCGATCCTGGACATAATGTTGAGAAAGTTATGAAGGAAGGCGTAAAGCAGTTCCTTGAAGGTGTTGTCAAAGAGAAAAAATATAAGACGGAAGTCATCGCATCTCAGGTGCACACGGACCCATTTACATTTCTATAG
- the dnaG gene encoding DNA primase, producing MGNRIPEETIEQIRSSVDIVEVISDYVQLKKQGRNYIGLCPFHGEKTPSFSVSPDKQLFHCFGCGAGGNVFSFLMQNEGFSFVEAIKQLAQVAKVDVPELKQFEQAKSKNHHLSDVSQGYELVAKFYHHVLVNTEQGEQARNYLLNRGFTEEMIQHFQVGYAVDSWDATTNLLAKRNFNVDKMESVGLLAKRDFDGKYFDRFRNRIMFPIWDGQGHVIGFGGRILGEGQPKYLNSPESKLFNKSKTIYGLHLARREIRKENQAVLFEGYVDVIAAWNAGVKNGVATLGTALTEEQAKTIRRNAETIVICYDSDSAGVQAAYRASKILQDAGGYVRVAQMPEGLDPDDFIQKFGGERFKTNVIGASLTLMAFKMQYLRRDKNLQDEGDRMQYIEEVLSEISKLSRAVERDHYLRQLADEFSLSLHALKQEQFQMYKASKHRHETNERQVRLTNTKLEEKRLLPAFQNAERMLLAHMMRDADLAEKVQESIGGAFNVDEYHAIAAHLYAYYAEGNEPDFSHFIQRLEDRKLVNIATEIAMLDVAGELSDQELSDYIKQIENHPKWVEIEEKEHQKKMAEKENDVVLAARIAMEIIDMKKALKG from the coding sequence ATGGGGAATCGTATACCGGAAGAAACGATTGAACAGATTAGAAGTTCTGTCGATATTGTAGAAGTAATCAGTGATTATGTTCAGTTAAAAAAACAAGGGCGTAATTATATAGGACTTTGTCCTTTCCATGGGGAGAAAACACCTTCATTTTCGGTTTCACCGGACAAACAATTGTTTCATTGTTTTGGGTGTGGAGCTGGAGGGAATGTATTTTCGTTTTTAATGCAAAATGAGGGATTTAGTTTTGTTGAGGCAATTAAACAATTGGCGCAGGTAGCTAAGGTTGACGTGCCAGAATTGAAACAATTTGAACAGGCGAAAAGCAAAAACCATCATTTGTCGGATGTTAGCCAAGGTTATGAACTTGTTGCGAAATTTTATCACCATGTTCTCGTTAATACAGAGCAAGGAGAACAAGCCCGAAATTATTTGCTGAATCGGGGCTTCACCGAGGAAATGATCCAGCATTTTCAGGTTGGTTATGCTGTTGATTCTTGGGATGCAACAACAAACCTACTTGCTAAAAGGAATTTTAATGTCGACAAAATGGAAAGTGTAGGCCTGCTTGCTAAACGGGATTTTGATGGCAAGTATTTTGACAGGTTCCGTAATCGAATTATGTTTCCGATTTGGGATGGGCAAGGTCATGTAATTGGTTTTGGTGGGCGGATCCTAGGAGAAGGACAGCCTAAATACTTAAATAGTCCTGAGTCGAAACTCTTTAATAAAAGCAAAACGATATATGGTCTTCATTTAGCAAGGCGAGAGATTCGAAAAGAAAATCAGGCCGTCTTATTTGAAGGATATGTCGATGTGATTGCTGCTTGGAATGCTGGAGTGAAAAATGGAGTGGCTACATTAGGTACAGCATTAACCGAAGAGCAAGCAAAAACAATTCGTCGTAATGCTGAAACTATCGTCATATGCTATGATTCAGATTCGGCTGGGGTTCAAGCAGCATATCGTGCTTCAAAGATTCTTCAAGATGCGGGGGGTTATGTTCGAGTCGCACAAATGCCTGAAGGCTTAGACCCCGATGACTTCATTCAAAAATTCGGTGGAGAGCGATTTAAAACGAATGTAATAGGGGCAAGCTTAACGTTAATGGCATTTAAGATGCAATATTTACGAAGAGATAAAAACCTTCAAGATGAAGGAGATCGAATGCAGTACATCGAAGAAGTACTGAGTGAAATTAGTAAATTGTCGAGAGCTGTCGAACGGGATCATTACCTAAGGCAACTCGCAGATGAGTTCTCGCTCTCTTTACATGCATTAAAACAAGAGCAATTTCAAATGTATAAAGCATCAAAACATAGGCATGAAACAAATGAACGCCAAGTAAGGCTCACGAATACAAAGCTAGAAGAAAAGCGTCTATTGCCAGCTTTTCAAAATGCAGAACGAATGTTGCTTGCTCATATGATGAGAGATGCAGATCTAGCAGAAAAAGTTCAGGAAAGTATCGGTGGTGCCTTTAATGTTGATGAATACCATGCCATTGCTGCTCATTTATATGCTTATTATGCGGAAGGCAATGAACCTGACTTTAGTCACTTTATACAGCGACTTGAAGATAGAAAGTTAGTGAATATAGCCACCGAAATTGCGATGCTAGACGTTGCTGGAGAGTTATCTGACCAAGAATTATCCGATTATATTAAGCAGATTGAAAATCATCCAAAATGGGTAGAAATAGAAGAAAAAGAACATCAAAAGAAAATGGCTGAAAAGGAAAACGATGTTGTTTTAGCAGCTAGAATAGCAATGGAAATTATTGATATGAAAAAGGCTCTTAAAGGATAA
- a CDS encoding 4-hydroxy-3-methylbut-2-enyl diphosphate reductase codes for MKVLKISPRGYCYGVVDAMVLARQAAQNLDLPRPIYILGMIVHNKHVTDAFSEEGIISLDGPNRLEILKNVDKGTVIFTAHGVSPEVRRVAKEKGLTTVDATCPDVTRTHDLIREKKAEGYDIIYVGKKGHPEPEGAIGVAPDIVHLVGNVDDVDDLSIQSDKIIITNQTTMSQWDVSDIMNRAMKKYPHAEIHNEICLATQVRQEAVAEQAKEADVVIVVGDPKSNNSNRLAQVSEQIADTPAYRIADLSELSLDWINQASVVGVTSGASTPTPITKEVINFIEQFDPNDPSTHTLERKVSLQKLLPKVKTK; via the coding sequence ATGAAAGTACTCAAAATTTCACCACGAGGTTACTGTTACGGTGTGGTTGATGCAATGGTCCTTGCAAGACAAGCTGCTCAAAACCTTGACTTACCAAGACCCATCTATATTCTCGGGATGATTGTGCATAACAAACATGTGACAGATGCTTTTTCAGAAGAAGGCATTATCTCTTTAGACGGCCCCAACCGATTAGAGATTTTAAAGAATGTTGATAAAGGTACCGTTATCTTCACCGCTCATGGCGTTTCACCTGAGGTACGACGTGTTGCCAAAGAAAAAGGGCTAACGACCGTTGATGCAACTTGCCCAGATGTCACAAGGACTCATGACCTTATTCGCGAAAAAAAAGCAGAGGGTTACGATATCATTTATGTTGGAAAAAAAGGGCATCCAGAACCTGAAGGTGCTATCGGTGTTGCTCCTGATATTGTTCACCTCGTTGGTAATGTTGATGACGTAGATGATCTTAGCATTCAATCAGATAAAATTATCATCACAAATCAAACAACGATGAGTCAATGGGATGTTTCTGATATTATGAACCGTGCGATGAAGAAATACCCACATGCAGAAATTCATAATGAAATCTGTTTAGCTACACAAGTAAGGCAAGAAGCGGTAGCAGAGCAAGCTAAAGAAGCAGACGTTGTTATCGTTGTTGGTGATCCAAAGAGCAATAACTCAAATCGCCTTGCACAAGTTTCAGAGCAAATCGCTGATACACCTGCATACCGCATTGCAGACTTGAGTGAATTAAGCCTCGATTGGATTAACCAGGCATCGGTAGTTGGTGTCACCTCAGGGGCATCAACCCCTACACCCATTACCAAAGAAGTGATCAATTTCATCGAACAATTCGATCCTAACGATCCATCTACTCATACGCTTGAAAGAAAAGTGAGCTTACAAAAATTATTACCTAAAGTTAAAACAAAATAG